From Mobula birostris isolate sMobBir1 unplaced genomic scaffold, sMobBir1.hap1 scaffold_729, whole genome shotgun sequence, one genomic window encodes:
- the LOC140193694 gene encoding forkhead box protein A2-like isoform X1 has protein sequence MLNGIKLDGVDFSDWDCYYTGNEVYQPMANMNPGMNLNPYEEDARHPGTINVSYINPGMVSHHHHHLLPGMGAGAGAVTSAASEVTGLEGSMGSPMDQVGAQPNAIGQIASYCSVNPAIGPALRRGSLEFAGDSKSFRRNYTHAKPPYSYISLITMAIQQSSQKMLTLNEIYQWIMDFFPYYRQNQQRWQNSIRHSLSFNDCFIKMPRSPEKPGKGSYWALHPDSGNMFENGCYLRRQKRFKCERRSEAAAAPRKSGVAPAPESLGPRDVSPDTDSSVGSPGSEQGRNQGRPLYQQLGKASPEASPGIPSQESPPDTKSASLVPSQPSFLSQLSSEVYLKPDPQFPLNHPFSITNLMSAEQQAGRVDVKPYEQMVEFSSYGPSMTTDVSMNSMFSKTGLDLMPVAGEPPAYQSLCSRPVLSSI, from the coding sequence GTTTACCAGCCGATGGCCAACATGAACCCAGGGATGAACCTGAACCCTTACGAGGAGGACGCGAGGCATCCTGGCACCATCAACGTGTCCTACATAAACCCCGGGATGGTgagccaccaccaccaccacctgctGCCGGGTATGGGGGCCGGCGCTGGAGCTGTGACCAGTGCGGCCTCTGAGGTCACCGGGCTGGAGGGCTCGATGGGTTCACCAATGGATCAGGTCGGAGCCCAACCCAATGCCATCGGCCAGATTGCTTCCTACTGCAGCGTCAACCCCGCCATCGGCCCAGCGCTCAGACGGGGCAGTCTGGAGTTTGCGGGGGACAGCAAGAGCTTCAGGCGGAACTACACGCACGCCAAGCCTCCATATTCCTACATCTCCCTCATAACCATGGCCATCCAACAATCCTCACAGAAGATGCTGACGCTCAACGAGATCTATCAGTGGATCATGGACTTCTTCCCCTACTACCGGCAGAACCAGCAGCGCTGGCAGAACTCCATTCGCCACTCCCTGTCTTTCAACGACTGCTTCATCAAGATGCCCCGGTCGCCAGAGAAACCGGGAAAGGGCTCCTACTGGGCCCTCCACCCGGACTCGGGCAACATGTTCGAGAACGGCTGCTACCTCAGGAGGCAGAAGCGGTTCAAGTGCGAGCGGCGGAGCGAGGCAGCGGCCGCCCCGCGGAAGAGTGGCGTGGCCCCTGCGCCGGAGAGCCTGGGGCCGAGGGACGTGTCGCCGGACACAGACTCTTCCGTCGGGTCGCCCGGCTCGGAGCAGGGGAGGAACCAGGGGAGGCCCCTCTACCAGCAGCTGGGCAAGGCATCCCCAGAGGCCAGCCCTGGCATCCCGAGCCAGGAGAGTCCCCCGGACACCAAGTCGGCTTCCTTGGTGCCCTCCCAGCCTTCGTTCCTCTCCCAGCTCTCCTCTGAGGTCTACCTCAAGCCTGACCCTCAGTTTCCCTTGAACCACCCTTTCTCAATCACCAACCTCATGTCGGCTGAGCAGCAGGCCGGCAGGGTGGATGTGAAGCCCTACGAGCAGATGGTAGAGTTCTCCAGCTACGGACCCTCGATGACCACCGACGTCTCCATGAACTCCATGTTCTCCAAAACCGGACTGGACCTCATGCCCGTAGCCGGCGAGCCGCCCGCCTACCAGTCTCTGTGCTCCCGACCAGTTCTGAGCTCGATATAG
- the LOC140193694 gene encoding forkhead box protein A2-like isoform X2, which translates to MANMNPGMNLNPYEEDARHPGTINVSYINPGMVSHHHHHLLPGMGAGAGAVTSAASEVTGLEGSMGSPMDQVGAQPNAIGQIASYCSVNPAIGPALRRGSLEFAGDSKSFRRNYTHAKPPYSYISLITMAIQQSSQKMLTLNEIYQWIMDFFPYYRQNQQRWQNSIRHSLSFNDCFIKMPRSPEKPGKGSYWALHPDSGNMFENGCYLRRQKRFKCERRSEAAAAPRKSGVAPAPESLGPRDVSPDTDSSVGSPGSEQGRNQGRPLYQQLGKASPEASPGIPSQESPPDTKSASLVPSQPSFLSQLSSEVYLKPDPQFPLNHPFSITNLMSAEQQAGRVDVKPYEQMVEFSSYGPSMTTDVSMNSMFSKTGLDLMPVAGEPPAYQSLCSRPVLSSI; encoded by the coding sequence ATGGCCAACATGAACCCAGGGATGAACCTGAACCCTTACGAGGAGGACGCGAGGCATCCTGGCACCATCAACGTGTCCTACATAAACCCCGGGATGGTgagccaccaccaccaccacctgctGCCGGGTATGGGGGCCGGCGCTGGAGCTGTGACCAGTGCGGCCTCTGAGGTCACCGGGCTGGAGGGCTCGATGGGTTCACCAATGGATCAGGTCGGAGCCCAACCCAATGCCATCGGCCAGATTGCTTCCTACTGCAGCGTCAACCCCGCCATCGGCCCAGCGCTCAGACGGGGCAGTCTGGAGTTTGCGGGGGACAGCAAGAGCTTCAGGCGGAACTACACGCACGCCAAGCCTCCATATTCCTACATCTCCCTCATAACCATGGCCATCCAACAATCCTCACAGAAGATGCTGACGCTCAACGAGATCTATCAGTGGATCATGGACTTCTTCCCCTACTACCGGCAGAACCAGCAGCGCTGGCAGAACTCCATTCGCCACTCCCTGTCTTTCAACGACTGCTTCATCAAGATGCCCCGGTCGCCAGAGAAACCGGGAAAGGGCTCCTACTGGGCCCTCCACCCGGACTCGGGCAACATGTTCGAGAACGGCTGCTACCTCAGGAGGCAGAAGCGGTTCAAGTGCGAGCGGCGGAGCGAGGCAGCGGCCGCCCCGCGGAAGAGTGGCGTGGCCCCTGCGCCGGAGAGCCTGGGGCCGAGGGACGTGTCGCCGGACACAGACTCTTCCGTCGGGTCGCCCGGCTCGGAGCAGGGGAGGAACCAGGGGAGGCCCCTCTACCAGCAGCTGGGCAAGGCATCCCCAGAGGCCAGCCCTGGCATCCCGAGCCAGGAGAGTCCCCCGGACACCAAGTCGGCTTCCTTGGTGCCCTCCCAGCCTTCGTTCCTCTCCCAGCTCTCCTCTGAGGTCTACCTCAAGCCTGACCCTCAGTTTCCCTTGAACCACCCTTTCTCAATCACCAACCTCATGTCGGCTGAGCAGCAGGCCGGCAGGGTGGATGTGAAGCCCTACGAGCAGATGGTAGAGTTCTCCAGCTACGGACCCTCGATGACCACCGACGTCTCCATGAACTCCATGTTCTCCAAAACCGGACTGGACCTCATGCCCGTAGCCGGCGAGCCGCCCGCCTACCAGTCTCTGTGCTCCCGACCAGTTCTGAGCTCGATATAG